The following nucleotide sequence is from Triticum dicoccoides isolate Atlit2015 ecotype Zavitan chromosome 7B, WEW_v2.0, whole genome shotgun sequence.
CTTTGTACATACATGTGTGCATGCCCACGGAGTGCAAATTATACCGATCTCGCACATGCATGCGGGAATTCAGTAGTGATTAGCACTAGCACCCTTACTCGGTGGTAACTGATCCAAAGGTGTTGTTTTCATGGGAGGatagatgagagagagagagagagagagagagagagagatgtgattGTTACTGACACTCATATGCACCACCTTGTACCCATCATATTGAATATCCATCAAAGCCATCTCCTTGTCACATATTTTTATAGAACGCACATGGTTTACATGTAAACCTACAAAGGTTATATGTAGTTTATGATTGCATAGGATGGAATATGTAAACCAACATATTTCACCTCAAATCTTGTATATTGATATGAATTCATAGGGTGGAATGCATACATAGTAAATGACATATGTTTGCTTTGCATCACAAAGCCATGCACTAGCAATAGATTAAGGAATATCATGATATGCATATGTTAACAAGAATGACAAGAAACCAAAAGTGTTCAATCTGGCATGACGTTTCTTGGATAGGTTTGAGAAACCTAGCACCTATCACCACTATGGCATAGTGCCCATAGCAAGACAAGCAGCACACAGTTGTAAAGGTTAGGAAcctatctctatctatctatctaaatCGTATACATCCATCCATTGCCAGTAAGAACAAATTAAACAAAGCCCCAGAAACGCCAAGGCTTCTCTGGCAAGTTTCTTATCAGTACACGCATTCGATCCTATTTAAGCACCTCCCTCGGATATCTCTAGATATCACTGAGTTCCTTCCATACATACAGACATCTCTAACATTTTGCCCCAATACTTGTTCCACCCTAGCACCCTTTTAAGAAAGAGCCTCCCCCATGGCAGTCCACCTTCAAGTTCAACAACAAAAACACCTGAATCTGCCGGCGGGGTTCAGGTTTCACCCAACGGACCTGGAAATCATCACCTTCTACCTAGTCCGCAAGGTTCTGAAGAAACCCTTCGACGTGATAGTAATCGAGGAGGTGGATCTGAACAAATGCGAGCCATGGGATCTCCCAAATAATGTAAATATGGGGGAGAAGGACCAATACTTCTTCTCCAAGAAGGACCTCAAGTACCCCACCGGGGTACGCACCAACCGGGCCACGAACGCTGGATATTGGAAGGCCACTGGAAAGGACAAGGAGATTGTCCACCCGCCGACCATGAGTCTCATCGGCATGAAGAAGACTCTGGTCTTCTACAAGGGCAGAGCCCCCAGGGGGGAGAagacaaactggatcatgcacgagTACAGACTCGAGATGGGAAAGCAACACACACCAGACCTACCCACCGACATCGTGAGAGCCGCCTCCATTAATGGGTCTTCCAAGGTATTTCCAAACCTTGACTAGTAGTACTCATGACTGATGAATACACATGTACATAAATATCCAGCTAATCACCATTTTTGATTAGCACTAAATTAGTTTATGTTTGTTGGTAGGAGGAGTATGTTGTTTGTAGAATCTTCCATAAGAGCACTGGACTGAAGAAGGTGGTGATGCCTTCAtattccattcccattcccatgtcCATGGGGGCAGAGCAACAACAGTGCTTCCTCGAATCTAATACACTGGCTCCTCTCATGGACTATGATGTGCCATCATCAttagcgccgctgccgccgctgcctgcaACTTCTTTGTACCAGATGCAAAACTTCGGGGCTGGATCGTCTATGATGGGCAGTGCGGTGCTTCCAATGATGAACAACCAATACTTTGAGAATCATCGCCACCAGATGATGGTCGCCCCGCCACAGTCATCAATGTCGTTCTACAACAATCAGCAGCAGCAGACGATGCATATGAGTGCAGAGCAGGGCTTCATGGTCGGGGTTGATCCTGGGAGCGGTACATCATCTATAGTGTCACATGAGGATGTTCTGACTGGGATGAGCAACAACATTCAGGGAAATGGTGGTGCAACAATCTCCAGTGAGATCTCGTCCGTTAACATGGGTATGGATGGCGTGTGGAACTACTGATGATCAAATGATCCGCGAGAGTATATAAATGTGTTCATGCATAAAATAATCTTCCACCAAAAGATCAGTTGATATATACCAACATCTATATTGGTTTGTACTAAATTTTATTTTCATCATGGTCACAGGAGAGTTTGTATGCAATGGCTTGCTTGGCTTTCTTTTCTTGTTACATTATTGTGTATATGTGTACCGGCTTGTATGTGCACCATCAACTGGTGTATACCTAGCTACATTTGCATGTGTTTTTAAATACCTAACGATGTGTCATGCATGTTTTAAACCTATGTGGAATAAACTATTTTGTTTAATTATGGATATTTTAATGTATTATTGTGAATTTGGTTACATATGTGTATTTTATTGGAGTAGAATTTGGGCATGCGCCAATCTAGAGGGATCTCCATCCACTGGATGATCTCTTATGTCCACTTTGATTATTTTAGATGCGTTGGCTAATTTTTTTAAGAAACTGAATGTGTATCTCCATTTATATCCTAGTGGCTTTGATGATAAATGGCAAGTCCATCCCATAAGTGCTAAAAGGCAATATAATGAGACAAAAATTATCGTGTTGCGATCCAAGTTATAAGAAATCAGTAGGTTATTTGATCttaccacacaatacttcaacatctataGCAATCTGAAGCGCCAACATGGTATCcctatttgcaagcttaatagtaacatcaattaattctatctcagtaggtgaaatatcatgcataatttgttGATAGAGAGAAAAAAGGAACATCACTTATAAGAGTAccgatatcacataaaccatggtaGAAAAGATCTCCAATCtttacagaaacaacaggcatgccaacaaccttCTTATTATTATCTAACTTATCCCATTCATTTCTAAATTTTTTTAGCAATTCTAGATGCATCCTCACATAAATATATGACATGTCCATCAATATTGTCAACCAATAAATCCTTAACTATTGCAATtggaggttctactttaatttattCATAGTGTTCATGTGTCTtaatattactcttatgaaccatagtTGTAGCCTTAGCACGTTCCttaatcctaatagggaaaggaggtttctcaatgtAAGCACTAGGCACAACATGATTAGCGGTATACGCAAGTGTTTCAGTTTTAGTAATAATGGGTTCTTCAAAAATATCATTAACGGGCGGATGGAATTTAAACCACTTCAATTTTGTAACATCAACATGAGCAGCAAGTGATTTACAAAATTtagctactatctcagattcaACTCCATATTTTGCACTAAGATTATGAAAAAGATATGTTTCTACAATAGACTTAGCGCATTCATAATCAAACTTTATACATGAATCGTTACCTTTATCGatctcccaatcttcatagttgcatttAATCTATCAataaaatcccatttgaattcaatacttCTTTTCACGAAGGAACTAGTAGAAGAAGAATCGAGCATTGTtctatcattatgagaaagccgagcataaaggtTCAGATTAATCATCTCGAgaaagagctcatgattggggcatttaaacatcatgtcctagagcctcccccaagcttgagaaatactttctccttcacgaggccacaaATTATATATACAATTCCGATCACGATAAACCAAGTGCATAGGATATATTTTTTGATGGATTTCCAATTTCAGGCGGTTCTAGTCCCATGTTTCAGgatcatccaatagcctataccatgccaaagaTTTtttctccaaagataaagggagcaTCTTCCTCTTAACATTATTTGctgataaacctgcaagcttaaacaatccacatagTTCATCCATATAAATTAAGTGCATATcaagatgttttgttccatctccggcATAGCGATTAGCATGCATTTTTTCCATAATACCAAAAgggatttcataataaatattttcagtaggttgaggagtggCTCTTACCACTTCCGCTCgacgtgaagataccctgaacaagcccctcaaaagaGTATCTTCCTTAGTAACAAGTAGAGATAAAATTCAGCATGtagtataaatgtttccttaccatatTCCTCTTACAaaaagcgcttcactccctggaaatgatgccagaaaagagtcttgattacccacaagtatagggggtcaattatagtcctttcgataagtaggaaTGTCGAACCCAGTGAGGAGCAAGGAatcgataagcagttttcagcaaggtactctCTGCAAGTGTTGTAAGATAGTTGTGAcagatagtttggtagcaagataattcatAGAAAGTAATAAGTAACAATaccaacaaggtgcagcaaggtggcccaaatcCTTATATTGCAAAGGACAAGCTAGAAATACTTCTTATAATGAGAAATGTGTTCTCGAGGACACAAGGGAATCTCGTCTAGTTAACTTCATCTCGATTCACTGACCCGCATTCACTACTTTGATAGGTTGTTATGTGGGAGGACCGGTCCTAGGGTGCTTTTTATTACTTGAAAAAAtagtccacttatgattaacccctctcgcaagcatccacaactacaaaataagaATCAAGATAAATCTTACaacagcatgaaacatatggatccaaatcagcccttacggagtagcacataaactagggtttaagattctaccACACCTGCAACCCATCATTTAATTTCTAATCCCACAATCCCTTCCTCTAGGCTCAAACATGGtaatgtgtcatgtagtcgacattcacatgacactactagaggaagaacaacataaCACATCATACAAATATTGAACGAAACCCaacttcacatgactacttataagaggcttctcccatgtcctcaagaagaaATGAAActaatcacaaatcatattcatgtacaTGATTAGAGGAGAATAATatactgaacatatgatcttccaccaaataaccaagcagcatcaactacaagatgtaatcaacactactagaaatccataggtaccaatatgaggttttgagacaaatattggaaacaggagatgaactagggtttgagatgagatggtgctggtgaagatcttgacggagatgAGTCATCCCATTATGAGAGGAactttggtgatgacgatggctttggtTTCGCCCTACTGGAGGGATGTACCCTCGGAGGAATTGCTCCGTCCGAGAGGAAAGTGCCCCTGcctaggttccacctcgagacggcggcattTCATCCAGAAAGTCTTCTATTGATTTTTTTTCTCGGTAAAATGGCTTCATATAGAAGGAGATGGGCCACGGAGGCCCTTCGTGGGACCCACAAGCTCACCACGAGCgccccagggggcaccccatgagctTGTGGCTCCCTGGTGGGTCCCTCAGGTGCATATTCCTTCCAGTCTTTTTCATATATTCCATAATAAATcttcataaattttcaggtcatttggacatCTGGAGAATAGCTATCTCTGTTATAGCTCTTTTCAGGTCCAAAATTTCAGCTATCGGCAATCTCCCTCTTGTGATAGAACTTCCAAGTTAAgaggaaaaggcattagaattgcatcaaAAAGTGGAATATAAATTTAAAATAGTAGAAATAGTTCTAGGAAAAGAtgttgaaaaatggacgtatcacctaccGGAGAAATACCTTGATTGTGAATGAATGATAGGGCATGATTTTATTAACGGAGGTACTCCACTTAACCGGTACAACCTGGTGTTCAACTAGGGTACACATTCCATCAGAACTCCGCATACCCCTTCTTTTTTTATATTGATCAGAGAGGGAAATATATTATTATGCGAGAGGACATCACCAACTATAGGAAAGAGTTGGCGGGAGCAGAGAAGGTTCAACATTGGGACGCTCAACTGCCATAGCCAACTTTGTTCCTACCTGAACCTAAGGGATTCTTCAAGAGGGAgtaaccaagttaggccaaaagcctaagcttggggagtacgtttCTCACCAACATTTCATTCATGTTATCACATTGATTACACTTGTCGGTGTTCATCATTTTCTTTGTATATCCATGTTcgcttttatttgttttcttctgtgtgtttaggaaaatttgaaaaatcCATAAATATTTCTTgctgcttttttattttctttccttggtTGCTAgtttgtagtattaaaagaaaaccaaaaaagattTTTGATTTTATCTTTTGTTGTTTGTTCAGAGCTCTTCAGTgtaaaactaaaaactccaaaaatatttcggtGTGTTTCTTCGAACTCTTCTTGTTTGTtaatttttttagaaaataaaaaaaagagttaTCTAGTTTCTCTTTTGCCTCTTCTTTGTTGCTTATTTTTGCTCTTTGCTTCTTCGTCATTCCTTTGAATTCTCTTGCATCTCGTCGAGTCTTGTTTCAAAGGAGAAGACATCTAAAATAATTTCTAGTTGGCTCTTATGTGTTTTATTGTTGACCTAATGAAAGACTAAATATTTCCTTGTCTTCTCGTATGTATATAGTCCTTGCAGATTGTAGCTTAGTCCATAGCACACTAGCACTATGTTATATTTTCTAGATCCTTATGTCGTGCAATTGAAATGCAATAATGATGATGGTTTGATTAAGTGATCATCGTGAAGATAAGCTGGTACGAACTCTACTTCAATATAAGAAATAtgtcactgaatggtcattgtttttcatttgtgacctttttgtgaccaaaactaGTTGGTCAAAAGCTGGTCGTCTTTAATGAAACTTAACAACATTTTTTGTGAAATGGTCGTAGAAGGCAATGACCAAAATAAAAGGTCGTTCGTTCTACGACCAATTATTTTGGTCACTGGCAACATGCCCACACCACGTCAGATCCGACGTGGCAAGCTGACTTGGAAAAATTGCGCCAAATGAGTTGGTCGCTAGTTAGAATCAGCACAGTCTAGTTTGAtgctttacatgggccgagcccaacaattctgcctttttataatttttttccTCTCAATTTTGATCAGCTACTTGGGCCAAGCCCAACACCTTTTTTATTTTCTGGGCCACAACCTTTACAGTCCAATTTTTGGTCCTCACACTTTTTACATTTAATTTTGAAGATGGTCCCACTTGTCAGTTTTCTACTTTTGTTTTGTCAATTCAAAATAGGTCCCACTAGTGAAATGGACCCCAGTTCTCAAAAATGTTGTTTAGGTCTGACACATCAATTCTCATTTGTGAAATTACCAATAATTTGATTCAAACAGATCCTATAAGGCATAATATTTCATACAGCAGCCAAACAAAGTACATTACAATCATGCACAGTACAAATCTAGTATTCAGCTATAAAAATACAACTAAAtacacacataactagctccactgAGCTAGAACACATTGTTGGGTGTGGGTCTTCTTTGGGATTCTTCTTTCTAGAACTCAACTTTTGAAGAATGAAGGCTAGCATCTGCGGGTTATAAATCAGACAAGATAGCAACATAATCAAGTGAAGCCATGCACATAACATTCTCGTAACATTGAAAAATAGTTGTAGAATTTGAGATctaataagaaatcatgcatataacatTCTCATAATAGCAAAACTGAGATATATTTGTAAAGGCCAAATGATAAGTACCAACGCGGTGCCGGATAACAGAGAAACTATGTCAAGTTATTCTAATTTCCTAATGTGTGTGTCGCATGATACATGCATCAAGCATCAGGATGAGTAGATATCTGACTTCGTGTAGATGCTATGGATGGGGCTGTAGTAGAACATTTGGTCCGCATCATTGTTGACACTGGACATTGTTGGTACTTGTCCATTTAGAAGTCTGCCATGCGCTCCTGCCGTCGCCGGTGAGCAACACCTAGCCAGAGAGGATTTGCTAATTCTAAAATAACATTAACAACAAAGAAGCTAAAAAGGTTCTTTAAGATAGTGAACCAGTGAATATCACTCATATTTAGTACCTTACATGACAATGGCTGGATTATTACAGATGTTGAAGCAACACTAAGGTGATCATGTAACATAGAGTCAGGAATTCTATGCTTATTATTAAGAAAAAAAGGTTACAAGTTAAGCCTTTGTTTAATGGTGGGTCTAAGGAAATCAGCTGTGCATTTGGTGAGTGTCGTGGGggaacacgatcacctatggggccgtCGGCCCcatgtggttcggcaagggggaagttcatgttgcacaaagagcagaggccaTGAAACAACACGGTAACGCTAGTGGTTTTTACCCAGGTATGGGCcgctgagaagcgtaaaacccagcctactcctgctttggtggattggatgACGGAACACAATGAGCACGCAACACTCAAACCCGGCAAGGTCACCTCGGGGAGAGCAACTCACATACAAGTGTGCAAGGGTCTTAATCCTTTGCTAGGTTGCCTCGGACCTCCTCTTATAGCTTAATGGATGACCACGGTGGCAAAATAGTCTTTATCTAATGATTAGATAGCTAAcactgctatcatacctaactcaggaagttaggacaaagtgcattaaatgcactactaGGTGTCATGCTGAGGATGGAGCCCGGCAAGCCTACAGTGCCGCTTAACCATTTCTTGCCTATCTTCTTGACATGACTCTAGACGGGTGTCATATGAGGGTAATCTGTCTTCCAAATGGCTGGCATGTCCATAGTGGAAGCCACTTAATCACATGGAGGCTCGACACCACACTAAAACCTGATTTGCGTTGCGGTGCGCTGGAGCAGTGGAACGATGGTGCCTTGGCAGGGAGATTTTCCCTTGGTagacccgacaagcttgccggggaaatCTTGGACTTGTCCTAGGGGCGACCTCAACCAAGCCAGGCTCTCCTGCCCGGTATGGGAGGCCTTCCCAAGGTGATGCTCTGCTATCTTGTTTGTCTTGGTCTTCTTCATCTGCTCCTTGATCTCACGAAGGGCGGCTTCTCTgacctggccttgcttcatatgttGGTGTAGCTATGCGATGCAGACACACCTATGTATAAATCTAGGCAAGAAACATAAATGTTTGTTGTACCGACAggagcctgatgacccacaagtatagggtatctaccatagtcctttcgataagtaagagcgtcgaacccaacaaggagtagaaggaaatgacaagcggttttcagcaaggtattcttggcaagcactgaaattatcggtaacagatagttttgtgataagataattcataatgggCAGCAAGTAAAAgaataacaaaggtgcagcaaggtggcccaatcctttttgtaggaaagacaagcctggacgaactcctatataaagcaaagcgctcccaaggacacatgggaatttctatcaagctagttttcattactttgatagtttgataatttgataatttgatatgtgggtggaccggtgcttgggtgctgcccttacttggacaagcctcccacttcatgctttttttgatagaaagactataagggaaccccatacagtataattggtgcaacaaacccaaattgcaagtaccatgccttgaacctgggtgggtgggaaggcatcaacccctccCCACCACTACGCGATGCCTTAGTCTGCAAgcctcccacttataattaacccctctcgcaagtatccgcaactatgaaagaagaattaagatgaatctaaccatagcattaaacatatggatccaaatcatccccttacgaagcaacgcataaactagggtttaagcttatgtcactctagcaaccagtcatctacttattacttcccaattaatgcattcccctaggcccaaatcatggtgaagtgtcatgtagtcgatgttcacataacaccactagaggagagacaacatacatctcataaaaatatcgaacgaataccaaattcacatgattacatataacaagacttctcccatggccTCAGGAAcagacataactactcacaaagcatattcatgttcataatcataggagtattaattatcattaaggatctgaacatatgatcttccaccgaataaaccaactagcatcaactacaaggagtaatctgaaggaaatatgccctagaggcaataataaagttgttatttatatttacttatatcatgataaatgtttattattcatgctagaattgtattaaccggaaacttagtacatgtgtgaatacattgacaaaacatagtgtccctagtatgcctctacttgactagctcgttaatcaaatatggttatgtttcctaaccatagacatgtgttgtcatttgatgaacaggatcacatcattaggagaatgatgtgatggacaagacctatccattagcttagcattatgatcgttacagtttcattgctactgctttcttcatgacttgtacacgttcctcaaactatgagattatgtaactcccgaatactggaggaacaccttgcgtgctatcaattctcacaatgtaactgggtgattataaagatgctctacaggtgtctccgaaggtgtttgtttggttgtcatagatctagattaggatttgtcactccatgtatcgaagaggtatctatgggacctctcggtaatgctcatcactataagccttgcaagcaatgtgactaatgagttagttgcagaatgaagcattacaaaacgagtaaagagacttgacggtaatgagattgaactaggtatgatgataccgacgatcgaatctcgggcaacatactgatgacaa
It contains:
- the LOC119339678 gene encoding NAC domain-containing protein 87-like, producing the protein MAVHLQVQQQKHLNLPAGFRFHPTDLEIITFYLVRKVLKKPFDVIVIEEVDLNKCEPWDLPNNVNMGEKDQYFFSKKDLKYPTGVRTNRATNAGYWKATGKDKEIVHPPTMSLIGMKKTLVFYKGRAPRGEKTNWIMHEYRLEMGKQHTPDLPTDIVRAASINGSSKEEYVVCRIFHKSTGLKKVVMPSYSIPIPMSMGAEQQQCFLESNTLAPLMDYDVPSSLAPLPPLPATSLYQMQNFGAGSSMMGSAVLPMMNNQYFENHRHQMMVAPPQSSMSFYNNQQQQTMHMSAEQGFMVGVDPGSGTSSIVSHEDVLTGMSNNIQGNGGATISSEISSVNMGMDGVWNY